Proteins encoded within one genomic window of Nordella sp. HKS 07:
- a CDS encoding type I-E CRISPR-associated protein Cas6/Cse3/CasE: protein MYLIQLTLDITKSARHLSSFIGSRALEDDSLLIKTVLTETFSGALVRPWAVHSRHGPLLTIVGYSDEGAEALNARRALALPSLQAAVGEALSVEMPPLKDGDAFRFNVRLIPTVRITPTGKRRHGERDAFLVAAEATGPDGGLARGLVYERYLKSKLGGADVTSCRLDGFRLVRFTRPKKDGRAQITMPEAILTGTLKVTDATTCTSCIRAGIGRQRVYGYGMVRLQPVKLGG from the coding sequence ATGTATCTCATCCAGCTCACGCTCGACATCACCAAGTCCGCGCGTCATCTGAGTTCGTTCATAGGGTCGCGTGCTCTGGAGGACGATAGCCTGCTCATCAAGACAGTTCTCACCGAAACTTTCAGCGGTGCCTTGGTGAGGCCTTGGGCGGTACATTCACGGCACGGCCCTCTGCTCACAATAGTTGGGTACTCTGATGAGGGTGCCGAGGCGCTGAACGCGCGTCGTGCCCTTGCCTTACCGTCGCTGCAAGCTGCGGTGGGTGAAGCTCTCAGCGTCGAGATGCCTCCGCTCAAAGACGGCGATGCATTCCGTTTCAACGTTCGTTTGATCCCAACTGTGCGTATCACGCCGACTGGCAAGCGACGACACGGCGAGCGCGATGCCTTTCTTGTCGCGGCGGAAGCGACCGGACCCGATGGTGGCTTGGCTCGCGGTCTAGTCTACGAGCGGTACCTGAAGAGCAAGTTGGGCGGAGCTGACGTTACATCGTGCCGACTTGACGGCTTTCGGTTGGTACGGTTCACACGCCCAAAGAAGGACGGCCGAGCCCAAATAACCATGCCCGAAGCCATCCTCACTGGAACGCTGAAAGTAACCGACGCCACCACTTGTACCAGCTGCATCCGAGCGGGCATTGGGCGGCAGCGGGTCTATGGCTACGGCATGGTTCGCCTGCAACCGGTCAAGTTGGGCGGTTAG
- the cas3 gene encoding CRISPR-associated helicase Cas3', whose amino-acid sequence MHQLIEPWAKINPQGETRSVFEHSLDVALTIHAILDREIERRRLSSAFNVKLTDVHLARLAVLGGLHDFGKCLKGFQDKLGSLSALGPGHVAEALAVLVSVRETRDAVGTALLREWFGEPTNPIYVSVCHHGEPVGEDRFRRHLAIVRELLQTTRYGHDPVTEITRLRDRLLAAFPQALSGAEQLTFAPAAQHLFAGILMTADWMASGFAFDPGGRRELAEELLDRTGWSGWHSGATPRALLGGWEPTAAQAAVETIPLQNLVIIEAPTGTGKTEAALIWASRLVLDDLVDGLYFAVPTRSAATELHARIGRVMTGQHPALRGKIVRAVPGMLDVEDARPDYPPETWAVAAPKRVFAAPIAIGTIDQALLSIIRNRHAWLRAALLSRHLLIIDEVHASDPYMAALTNALVRRHLNLGGHVLAMSATLGETALAQLQDRRRKSFEDAQRVSYPVVRTPSGDTVLTNTQRRAIDIGLVPHHEARASAVEAARDGHAVLLIRSTVKDAIADYLAVSAEVEALLHHSRYALADRSWLDRCLLGIFGPKAQRRGIVAVTTQTAEQSLDIDADLLITDSCPADVLLQRLGRLHRHRHGSRPRAWIIDPGPLTEFVAENGKPIGRDGQGWPWVYQNILSVGETLDWVRVHGQIVVPDHSRALVECATHADHLREVADQTGSKWQVLWQRLYERGRIDTQLAEAGLVDWARPYREATVDVRYATRLGEGSITVATPGLVSPFTGEPIAALPIPGTWLSGIDFGEQVEATVSGNTITLEGRSFTYTELGVQKSQSR is encoded by the coding sequence ATGCATCAGCTGATTGAACCGTGGGCCAAGATCAATCCGCAAGGCGAAACCCGTTCCGTCTTTGAACACTCCTTGGACGTGGCTCTCACCATCCATGCTATCCTTGACCGTGAAATCGAGCGCCGACGCCTGTCGTCAGCTTTCAACGTCAAACTGACTGATGTGCACTTGGCGCGGCTTGCGGTCCTCGGTGGCCTGCACGACTTTGGCAAATGCCTGAAAGGTTTTCAGGACAAGCTCGGCTCCCTATCCGCGTTAGGACCTGGCCATGTAGCCGAAGCACTGGCAGTCCTCGTATCAGTGCGTGAAACGCGAGATGCGGTTGGGACAGCCCTGCTTCGCGAGTGGTTCGGGGAGCCCACCAATCCAATCTATGTATCAGTCTGTCATCACGGCGAACCGGTAGGCGAGGACCGCTTCCGTCGACACCTCGCCATCGTCCGCGAACTTCTCCAGACCACACGCTACGGACATGATCCGGTCACGGAAATAACCCGGCTCAGGGACCGCCTCCTCGCTGCATTCCCTCAAGCGCTCTCCGGGGCGGAGCAATTGACGTTCGCGCCTGCGGCCCAGCACTTGTTTGCAGGCATCCTAATGACCGCAGACTGGATGGCGTCCGGCTTTGCCTTCGATCCGGGTGGCAGGCGGGAGCTTGCCGAGGAGCTCCTTGATCGGACCGGCTGGTCCGGCTGGCACAGCGGCGCTACGCCGCGAGCACTTCTGGGTGGCTGGGAACCTACGGCGGCTCAGGCTGCGGTTGAAACAATCCCGCTTCAGAACCTGGTGATCATCGAAGCGCCTACCGGGACTGGCAAAACCGAAGCCGCCCTGATCTGGGCAAGCCGTCTCGTCTTGGACGATCTTGTCGACGGCCTCTATTTTGCGGTTCCGACGCGTTCTGCCGCTACAGAGCTCCACGCCCGGATCGGCCGGGTGATGACCGGACAGCATCCTGCATTGAGGGGGAAGATCGTCCGCGCTGTGCCAGGCATGTTGGATGTTGAGGATGCTCGCCCGGACTATCCACCAGAGACTTGGGCAGTGGCCGCACCCAAGCGGGTCTTTGCCGCACCAATCGCCATTGGAACCATTGATCAGGCCCTCCTTTCAATCATTCGCAACCGCCATGCATGGCTGCGCGCCGCGCTGCTCTCCCGCCATCTTCTGATCATTGATGAAGTCCACGCCAGCGACCCCTACATGGCCGCGCTGACCAACGCCTTGGTTCGTCGGCATCTGAACCTTGGGGGGCATGTGCTTGCCATGTCGGCGACGCTGGGAGAGACAGCGCTGGCGCAATTGCAGGACCGAAGGCGAAAGTCTTTCGAGGACGCGCAACGCGTTTCCTACCCTGTAGTAAGAACGCCAAGCGGCGACACGGTTCTCACCAACACGCAAAGGCGTGCGATAGATATTGGGCTTGTGCCGCACCATGAGGCTCGCGCCAGTGCGGTTGAAGCTGCGCGCGATGGACATGCTGTCCTGCTAATACGTAGTACAGTAAAAGATGCGATTGCCGACTACCTTGCCGTTTCCGCTGAGGTCGAAGCGTTGCTCCATCACAGTCGTTACGCGCTCGCAGATCGGTCTTGGTTGGATCGCTGCCTTCTCGGCATTTTCGGTCCAAAAGCACAGCGGCGTGGCATCGTCGCGGTGACGACGCAAACGGCAGAGCAGTCGCTCGACATCGACGCCGACCTTCTCATCACCGACAGCTGCCCGGCCGACGTTCTGCTCCAGCGCCTTGGCCGATTGCATCGCCACCGGCATGGATCACGACCGCGAGCTTGGATAATCGACCCAGGTCCCCTGACCGAGTTTGTCGCTGAGAACGGAAAACCTATTGGCCGTGACGGACAGGGCTGGCCGTGGGTCTATCAGAACATCTTGAGTGTAGGAGAAACGCTGGATTGGGTTCGCGTACATGGCCAGATTGTGGTCCCGGATCACAGTAGGGCACTGGTCGAGTGCGCCACGCATGCGGATCACCTACGCGAGGTGGCCGATCAGACGGGAAGCAAATGGCAAGTTCTCTGGCAACGCCTCTACGAGCGGGGCCGCATCGACACCCAACTTGCTGAGGCGGGTCTCGTCGACTGGGCGAGGCCGTACCGGGAAGCTACTGTCGATGTCCGTTACGCAACTAGGCTTGGCGAAGGCTCCATAACGGTCGCGACGCCGGGGCTTGTTTCGCCATTTACCGGTGAGCCGATAGCTGCCTTGCCGATCCCAGGCACTTGGCTGAGTGGCATCGATTTTGGGGAGCAAGTTGAAGCGACCGTGAGCGGCAATACAATCACCTTGGAGGGCCGCTCCTTCACCTACACAGAATTGGGTGTGCAGAAGAGCCAATCTCGTTGA
- a CDS encoding recombinase family protein: MRRAAIYLRVSTDKQTTENQERELRDVAAHSGWDIVATYRDEGISGAKSRSARPGFDALCKDATRRKFDVIMAWSVDRLGRSLQDLVAFLADIAVARVDLYLQQQGLDTTTPAGRALFQMCGVFAEFERAMIRERIRAGLARAKAKGVKLGRKPIEPSKERAIVRLLQTDGIRKVARKVGVGVGTVQRIARELRAPQKDSVPLSLRG, translated from the coding sequence ATGCGTCGAGCCGCCATCTACCTGCGCGTCAGCACCGACAAGCAGACCACCGAGAACCAAGAGCGCGAACTGCGGGACGTCGCGGCCCATTCGGGCTGGGACATCGTAGCCACATATCGCGATGAGGGCATCTCGGGCGCGAAGTCGCGCTCCGCACGGCCGGGCTTCGACGCCCTCTGTAAGGACGCCACGCGCCGCAAGTTCGACGTCATCATGGCCTGGTCCGTCGATCGGCTGGGCCGCTCGCTGCAGGACCTCGTCGCCTTCCTCGCGGACATCGCTGTGGCGAGGGTGGACCTGTACCTGCAGCAGCAGGGTCTCGATACGACCACTCCGGCGGGGCGGGCGCTATTCCAGATGTGTGGCGTGTTCGCGGAGTTCGAGCGCGCCATGATCCGCGAGCGCATTCGGGCGGGGCTCGCTCGGGCAAAGGCGAAGGGCGTGAAGCTGGGGCGCAAACCGATTGAGCCGAGCAAGGAACGCGCGATCGTGCGACTCCTGCAAACAGACGGCATCCGGAAGGTCGCGCGTAAGGTGGGCGTGGGCGTTGGCACGGTTCAGCGTATCGCCCGCGAGCTTCGCGCGCCGCAGAAGGACTCGGTCCCGCTTTCGCTTCGGGGCTAG
- a CDS encoding arylsulfatase: MVCTFIAVTGISLALPGMSVAQQSNAPAGSPAATRAIDGLQLPAPAMPFGGKIDRNALQSKPFWQPRIAPPEGAPNVLLIITDDVGFGAPSTFGGVIPTPALDRIAQMGLRYTNMHSTALCSPTRAALITGRNHHSAGFGVIAEQATGYPGYDSVITKDKATIGTILKDNGYATSWFGKNHNTPSYTISMAGPFDQWPTGMGFDYFYGFNGGDTSQWTPGNLFRNTTQIYPFETQKGYNLITAMADEAIGYMQQLNTIAPQQPWLVYYAPGGTHAPHHPTKEWVDKISAMHLFDDGWNKLRDTIYANQKRLGVIPQNAELTPWPSDLLKNWDQLSADEKKMFIRQADVYGAYLAYTDHEIGRVIQAVEDMGKLDNTLIIYISGDNGSSAEGTLVGTPNEVAQFNGVDVSVADQLKYFYDIWGTEYTYNHMAVGWTWAFDTPFKWTKQIAGYFGGTKQGMAIAWPKVIADKGGLRTQFAHVIDIAPTILEAAGIREPSVVDGIAQSLMEGTSLVYTFNAANKDEPSHHRTQYFEMMGEFGLYHEGWMATTKVKRPAWVTFGNVDSDPANNAVWELYDINNDWTQTNDLAAKNPEKLKELQGLFWQEAQRYNVLPLDASVATRVVTPRPSATAGRTEFEFPGKMTGISNGVAPTILNSSYTFIADVTVPEGGGDGMIITQGGRFAGYGFYINKGKPTFDWNLLGLKNVVWEAPDALSAGKHTLVFDFKYDGLGFGTLAFNSVSGLGQSGTGIMTVDGKVAAAQKIEHTLATILAWDENMDIGSDTGTPVNDKVYHVPFAFTGTIDSLKLVVDRPQLSDADKAKLEAEMKKAAD, from the coding sequence ATGGTCTGCACATTTATTGCTGTGACTGGAATTAGCCTAGCACTTCCGGGGATGTCGGTCGCACAGCAATCCAACGCTCCGGCGGGATCGCCAGCCGCGACACGGGCAATCGACGGATTGCAGCTGCCCGCGCCCGCTATGCCATTCGGAGGTAAGATCGATCGCAACGCACTGCAGTCGAAACCCTTTTGGCAGCCGCGCATAGCGCCACCTGAAGGCGCACCCAACGTATTGCTGATCATCACCGATGATGTGGGTTTCGGGGCGCCATCGACCTTCGGCGGTGTGATCCCCACGCCGGCGCTCGATCGGATCGCCCAAATGGGCCTGCGCTACACCAATATGCATTCTACGGCGCTTTGCTCGCCCACACGGGCGGCACTCATAACAGGGCGCAACCATCATTCGGCCGGGTTCGGCGTGATCGCAGAGCAGGCGACGGGCTATCCCGGCTATGATAGTGTCATCACTAAGGACAAGGCTACTATTGGCACGATCTTGAAGGACAACGGCTATGCCACGTCGTGGTTCGGCAAGAACCACAACACGCCGTCTTATACGATCAGCATGGCCGGACCCTTCGACCAGTGGCCTACCGGTATGGGCTTCGACTACTTCTACGGCTTCAACGGCGGCGACACGAGCCAGTGGACGCCGGGAAATCTCTTCCGCAACACGACTCAGATTTACCCGTTCGAGACGCAGAAGGGCTATAATCTGATCACGGCGATGGCTGACGAGGCCATCGGCTACATGCAGCAGCTCAACACGATTGCGCCACAGCAGCCCTGGCTCGTCTATTACGCCCCAGGCGGTACCCATGCGCCTCATCATCCGACCAAGGAATGGGTGGACAAGATCAGCGCCATGCACCTATTCGACGATGGCTGGAACAAGCTTCGCGATACCATCTACGCTAACCAGAAGAGGCTCGGCGTCATTCCACAGAACGCCGAACTCACTCCCTGGCCCTCGGACCTCTTGAAGAATTGGGACCAACTTTCGGCGGACGAGAAGAAGATGTTCATCCGCCAAGCTGATGTCTATGGCGCCTATCTCGCCTATACCGATCACGAGATCGGCCGGGTGATCCAGGCGGTCGAAGACATGGGGAAGCTCGACAATACCCTGATCATCTATATCTCGGGCGACAACGGTTCTTCTGCAGAGGGAACACTCGTGGGCACTCCTAACGAGGTGGCGCAATTCAACGGAGTTGATGTGTCGGTTGCGGATCAGCTTAAGTATTTCTATGACATCTGGGGGACAGAATACACCTATAACCACATGGCTGTCGGCTGGACGTGGGCCTTTGACACGCCGTTCAAGTGGACCAAGCAGATCGCGGGTTACTTCGGCGGCACAAAGCAGGGTATGGCCATCGCCTGGCCCAAGGTTATTGCCGACAAGGGCGGCCTCCGCACCCAGTTCGCCCATGTGATCGACATTGCGCCGACTATCCTCGAAGCAGCGGGTATTCGCGAACCTTCGGTGGTTGATGGCATCGCGCAGAGCCTGATGGAGGGGACAAGCCTCGTCTACACTTTCAATGCGGCCAACAAGGATGAACCATCCCATCATCGCACCCAGTATTTCGAGATGATGGGCGAGTTCGGTCTCTATCATGAGGGATGGATGGCAACGACCAAGGTCAAGCGTCCGGCCTGGGTTACATTCGGCAATGTGGACTCGGATCCCGCCAACAATGCGGTATGGGAGCTCTATGACATCAACAATGACTGGACCCAGACTAATGATCTTGCTGCTAAGAACCCGGAGAAGCTTAAGGAGCTTCAGGGCCTTTTCTGGCAGGAGGCTCAGAGATATAACGTCCTGCCGTTGGATGCCTCGGTGGCAACACGTGTTGTCACACCGCGTCCGAGTGCCACTGCTGGTCGAACGGAGTTCGAATTTCCTGGAAAGATGACTGGCATCTCGAACGGGGTGGCGCCGACTATCCTGAACTCTTCCTATACTTTCATTGCCGATGTGACGGTGCCAGAAGGTGGCGGCGACGGGATGATCATCACCCAAGGTGGACGCTTCGCGGGCTATGGTTTCTATATCAACAAGGGGAAACCCACTTTCGACTGGAATCTTCTCGGGTTGAAGAATGTAGTTTGGGAAGCTCCCGACGCGTTGAGTGCCGGTAAGCACACACTCGTGTTTGACTTCAAGTATGACGGGCTTGGCTTCGGCACGCTTGCGTTCAACAGCGTAAGCGGCCTAGGCCAGTCAGGCACGGGCATAATGACGGTGGACGGCAAGGTGGCGGCGGCGCAGAAAATCGAACATACCCTGGCAACGATCCTTGCCTGGGATGAGAATATGGACATCGGCTCGGATACCGGCACGCCAGTGAACGACAAAGTGTACCATGTGCCGTTCGCTTTCACTGGCACGATTGACAGCCTCAAGCTGGTGGTTGACCGGCCGCAGCTGAGTGATGCCGACAAAGCCAAGCTGGAAGCGGAGATGAAGAAGGCAGCCGACTGA
- a CDS encoding adenylate/guanylate cyclase domain-containing protein: MQEGQRRLAAILAADVAGYSRLMAADESGTLGRLRRLRAEVFEPKIAQFYGRIVGSAGDSLLIEFASAVNAVQCAVEVQRELVGQNASLPEDRRMAFRVGVNLGDVIAEDNTIHGDGVNIAARLEKLAEPGGVCIGHAIYDQVKGKLAYAYDDLGEQRVHNIAEPVRAYRVKPPNASVNSLSASSARDARPLPDRPSIAVLPFQNMSGDVEQEYFADGMVEEIITALSRMRSLFVIARNSSFAYKGRSLDIKQVGRELGVRYLLEGSVRKSGNRVRITGQLIDAGTGAHLWAERFDGRLEDIFDLQDQITGRVVGAIAPRLERAEIERAARKPTENLDAYDYFLRGMAAFHLWNNEANNEALRLFYKAIELDPNFAAAYGMAARSYSQRKSGGWMTDRAYEVAETARLGQRVGEIGGDDASALCSAGAALGFVVGDLDGAAAHIEKALVLNPNLAWVWLSSALVRVWLGEPEVAIEHATHAMRLSPQDAQVFVMQFAIGLAHFFAGRYSEALTWAEMARRAQPVHAPSNALAAASGALAGNRAVADVAMARLRQLMPELRMSNLKDFIPIRQSEHFDRWAGAIRQAGLPE; encoded by the coding sequence TTGCAGGAAGGGCAACGTAGGCTGGCGGCGATCTTGGCTGCCGATGTGGCGGGTTACTCGCGCCTAATGGCGGCTGACGAGTCGGGCACGCTGGGACGACTCAGGCGGCTCCGAGCGGAGGTATTCGAGCCAAAGATCGCCCAGTTCTACGGGCGCATCGTCGGGTCCGCGGGCGACAGCCTGCTGATCGAGTTCGCGAGCGCGGTCAATGCGGTGCAGTGCGCTGTTGAGGTGCAGCGTGAGTTGGTCGGTCAGAACGCCAGTCTACCGGAAGACAGGCGTATGGCGTTCCGCGTAGGTGTGAACCTTGGCGACGTGATCGCCGAGGACAACACGATCCACGGAGACGGCGTTAACATCGCGGCGCGACTGGAAAAGCTCGCGGAGCCAGGCGGTGTCTGCATCGGTCACGCCATCTACGATCAAGTGAAGGGCAAACTTGCTTACGCCTATGATGACCTCGGCGAGCAACGGGTGCACAACATTGCGGAGCCGGTGCGCGCCTATCGTGTGAAGCCCCCCAATGCATCCGTCAACAGCTTATCCGCGTCGTCGGCTAGGGATGCGCGACCGCTTCCCGACCGGCCATCGATCGCCGTCCTGCCCTTCCAAAACATGAGCGGTGATGTTGAGCAGGAGTATTTCGCCGATGGCATGGTGGAAGAGATCATCACGGCGCTCTCGCGAATGCGTTCGCTGTTTGTGATCGCGCGTAATTCCAGCTTTGCTTATAAGGGTAGAAGCCTGGACATTAAACAGGTTGGACGCGAGCTCGGTGTGCGTTATTTGCTCGAAGGCAGTGTCCGCAAATCCGGCAACCGTGTGCGCATCACGGGCCAACTCATCGATGCTGGCACCGGCGCTCATTTATGGGCGGAACGGTTCGACGGTCGGCTAGAAGACATCTTCGATTTGCAGGATCAAATAACGGGGAGAGTTGTCGGAGCCATCGCGCCCAGGTTGGAGCGAGCCGAAATAGAGCGGGCTGCGCGTAAGCCGACTGAAAATCTTGACGCCTACGACTATTTTCTGCGCGGCATGGCCGCCTTTCATCTGTGGAACAATGAAGCGAACAACGAGGCGCTGCGATTGTTCTACAAGGCTATCGAACTCGACCCCAATTTTGCTGCGGCCTATGGCATGGCGGCGCGCAGCTACTCACAGCGCAAATCGGGTGGCTGGATGACCGATCGCGCGTATGAGGTCGCTGAGACGGCTCGGCTCGGACAGCGAGTGGGAGAAATCGGTGGGGACGATGCGTCGGCTCTCTGTTCGGCCGGGGCAGCCCTCGGGTTTGTCGTGGGCGACCTCGACGGCGCCGCCGCCCATATCGAAAAGGCTCTCGTCCTCAATCCGAACCTGGCGTGGGTATGGCTATCCAGCGCCTTGGTCAGGGTGTGGCTCGGCGAACCGGAGGTCGCGATTGAGCACGCCACCCATGCCATGCGTCTCAGTCCGCAAGATGCTCAAGTTTTCGTCATGCAGTTCGCCATCGGGCTGGCTCATTTCTTCGCTGGCCGCTACAGCGAGGCATTGACCTGGGCGGAAATGGCAAGACGAGCGCAACCAGTCCATGCCCCGTCAAACGCATTGGCGGCGGCCAGCGGCGCACTCGCCGGAAACCGCGCAGTAGCAGACGTCGCCATGGCACGCCTGCGTCAACTCATGCCCGAACTCCGCATGTCCAATCTGAAGGACTTCATTCCAATTCGGCAATCGGAGCATTTCGATCGGTGGGCAGGCGCTATACGGCAAGCCGGGCTGCCGGAATAG
- a CDS encoding YidB family protein, whose amino-acid sequence MARGMPSLGALLGLVAIAGYQNRDKIGEFVKGLGISDPNSPLGGILEGARKSLGGSATGTDMNSGLGELVDRFRQNGQGATADSWVATGANKPINDSEVERALGPDLIDSLAKQTGLSRADLLSRLASMLPDVVDKMTPGGRLPQ is encoded by the coding sequence ATGGCTAGAGGAATGCCTTCGCTCGGGGCTCTTTTGGGGCTGGTCGCCATCGCGGGATATCAAAATCGCGACAAGATCGGGGAATTTGTAAAGGGTCTCGGAATATCTGACCCCAATAGCCCCCTCGGTGGAATCTTGGAAGGCGCGCGGAAATCTCTTGGTGGCAGCGCGACAGGCACCGATATGAATAGTGGTCTTGGTGAGCTGGTCGACCGCTTCCGGCAGAACGGCCAGGGTGCAACTGCAGATTCATGGGTGGCAACCGGAGCCAACAAGCCGATCAATGATTCGGAAGTGGAACGCGCGTTAGGGCCAGACCTCATCGACAGTCTCGCTAAACAAACCGGCTTGAGCCGCGCGGATTTGCTTTCGCGCTTGGCCTCAATGCTTCCCGATGTCGTGGACAAGATGACCCCTGGAGGGCGTTTACCGCAATGA
- a CDS encoding GlsB/YeaQ/YmgE family stress response membrane protein: MSIIWTIIIGFLAGVIAKFLMPGPNEPSGFILTAILGIVGAFVASYMGQVLGIYGPGEGAGLIGAVVGAVIVLAVWAMIAKNRAV; this comes from the coding sequence ATGAGTATTATCTGGACAATCATCATCGGATTCCTTGCAGGGGTAATTGCCAAATTCCTGATGCCTGGCCCGAATGAACCGTCCGGGTTTATACTGACGGCAATCCTGGGTATTGTCGGGGCGTTCGTTGCGAGCTACATGGGCCAGGTCCTGGGAATATATGGCCCGGGCGAAGGCGCCGGCCTTATTGGAGCCGTCGTCGGAGCTGTCATCGTGCTCGCTGTCTGGGCGATGATTGCGAAGAACAGGGCGGTCTGA
- a CDS encoding adenylate/guanylate cyclase domain-containing protein, which produces MERRLAAILAADLVGYSRLMGQDEAGTLAALKAVRAELIDPKIAEHKGRIFKATGDGVLAEFPSVVNAVACAVEIQSSMATNNAEGPEERHILFRIGVNLGDVIAEGDDIFGDGVNVATRLESTAPPGGIAVSSVVRDQIGNRLDVQFEDIGKQELKNIAQPVHVYQLVNGRANRPMKERLALPDRPSIAVLPFQNMSGDPEQEYFGDGIAEDIITAISKLRGFFVIARNSSFAYKGKSPDIRQIARELGVRYVLEGSVRKGGDRLRVTGQLIDATSGNHIWAERYDRPTAEIFALQDEITASVVAAIEPQLYAAESLRLRSKSPESLDAWGCLVRAMPYIWTWVIQDEDTGINLLKRAIELDPGYARARSLLAWAFATRVASGKLEFEQGIFDALTLAQRAIDLDPDDPWAHFAAGYVYAFSRRLGPAVEELNEALQRNPNFAFARTILACAYGYAGLAEDGVHQLELARRLSPRDYTQAASLSIEGLCHFVAGRYGDAVTAERRAIQIRPDFCTAWRTFTAAAGLADDLEQARIGLVQCKRLQPNLSIDWVEKYHPLIRPDDRAKYIEGLRRAGLE; this is translated from the coding sequence ATGGAGCGAAGACTCGCAGCAATCTTGGCTGCCGATTTGGTCGGCTACAGCCGGCTTATGGGGCAGGATGAAGCTGGTACTTTGGCGGCACTCAAGGCTGTCCGCGCGGAGCTGATCGACCCCAAGATTGCCGAACACAAGGGGCGAATATTCAAGGCTACCGGCGACGGGGTGTTGGCAGAGTTTCCAAGCGTCGTAAATGCTGTCGCATGCGCGGTCGAAATTCAATCGTCGATGGCGACGAATAATGCGGAAGGGCCTGAGGAGCGGCATATCCTGTTTCGAATTGGGGTAAACCTTGGAGACGTAATTGCTGAGGGCGACGACATTTTCGGAGACGGAGTGAATGTAGCCACGAGGCTTGAAAGCACGGCACCACCGGGAGGTATCGCAGTATCTTCAGTGGTCCGTGACCAGATCGGTAACCGGCTCGACGTCCAGTTCGAAGATATCGGAAAACAAGAACTCAAGAACATCGCTCAGCCAGTACACGTCTACCAACTGGTAAATGGCAGGGCCAACAGGCCGATGAAGGAAAGGTTGGCACTGCCAGACAGACCATCAATCGCGGTGTTGCCCTTTCAGAATATGAGCGGTGATCCGGAGCAGGAGTACTTCGGCGACGGAATAGCAGAAGATATTATCACCGCAATATCGAAACTTCGGGGCTTCTTCGTCATCGCGCGCAACTCGAGCTTCGCATACAAGGGCAAATCCCCGGATATCCGTCAAATAGCACGGGAACTGGGGGTGCGTTATGTGCTCGAAGGCAGCGTACGTAAAGGAGGCGATCGGCTGCGGGTGACCGGTCAGTTGATCGATGCGACGAGTGGTAACCATATCTGGGCTGAGCGCTACGACCGCCCGACTGCAGAAATCTTTGCACTGCAAGATGAAATCACGGCCAGCGTCGTCGCAGCCATCGAGCCGCAGCTCTATGCTGCCGAAAGCCTCCGTTTGCGGAGCAAGTCACCGGAAAGCCTCGATGCATGGGGCTGTTTGGTGCGGGCAATGCCCTATATTTGGACCTGGGTCATCCAAGACGAAGACACCGGCATCAACCTCCTAAAGCGGGCCATCGAGCTCGATCCAGGCTATGCACGCGCACGCAGTCTACTTGCATGGGCATTCGCAACCCGCGTAGCGTCAGGAAAACTGGAATTTGAGCAAGGCATATTTGATGCCCTTACTCTTGCACAACGGGCTATTGACCTCGATCCCGATGACCCATGGGCCCACTTTGCGGCCGGATACGTTTATGCATTTTCGAGGCGACTGGGGCCGGCAGTTGAAGAACTGAATGAGGCGTTGCAACGCAACCCCAATTTTGCGTTTGCCCGAACAATCTTGGCGTGTGCGTATGGTTACGCGGGGCTTGCAGAAGATGGCGTCCATCAACTCGAACTTGCACGACGACTGAGCCCCCGCGACTATACGCAAGCCGCGAGTCTCTCCATCGAGGGCCTTTGCCATTTTGTCGCTGGGCGTTACGGAGACGCTGTGACTGCAGAACGTCGAGCGATTCAAATTCGACCCGATTTTTGCACAGCTTGGCGCACTTTCACCGCGGCTGCCGGTCTCGCAGATGACTTGGAGCAGGCGCGCATAGGTCTGGTGCAATGCAAGCGACTACAGCCGAATTTAAGTATTGACTGGGTGGAAAAATATCACCCGTTGATCAGACCTGACGACCGCGCCAAGTACATCGAAGGTCTGCGCCGAGCAGGTCTCGAATAG